Proteins encoded within one genomic window of Thunnus maccoyii chromosome 22, fThuMac1.1, whole genome shotgun sequence:
- the LOC121889546 gene encoding lymphocyte antigen 75-like gives MKWTEAQTYCRETYTDLATIENTEDMNQLINTVPSASQVWIGLYSNIDWKWSDGYRGSGAEYKNWENLDDNEPDFGGGQFCVNIGNSGRWWDDGCAIEYPFICYNGTQLDPEFVVVNQSMTWSNAQRYCRANFIDLATVRNDTENQQIHNLVLTKDWTWIGLYRDPDSFLYNWSDGSPYSLTTWGDKHSVSGSLRSMMCGVQESNQWTFKSCEERFPFVCYSIPVKR, from the exons ATGAAGTGGACTGAAGCTCAGACCTACTGCAGAGAGACATACACAGACCTGGCCACcattgaaaacactgaagacatGAACCAACTCATCAACACAGTTCCATCTGCTAGTCAGGTCTGGATTGGTCTGTACAGTAACATTGATTGGAAGTGGTCAGATGGGTACAGAGGGAGTGGAGCTGAATATAAGAACTGGGAAAATCTTGATGACAATGAGCCAGACTTTGGCGGGGGTCAGTTTTGCGTGAACATTGGAAACAGTGGAAGATGGTGGGATGATGGTTGTGCAATTGAATATCCATTCATCTGTTATAATG GAACACAGCTGGATCCTGAATTTGTTGTTGTGAATCAGAGTATGACCTGGTCCAATGCTCAGAGGTACTGCAGGGCGAACTTCATAGACCTGGCCACTGTGAGGAACGACACTGAGAACCAGCAGATCCACAACTTGGTGCTGACGAAAGACTGGACATGGATCGGCCTGTACAGAGATCCTGACTCCTTCCTTTATAACTGGTCTGATGGCAGTCCCTACTCACTCACCACATGGGGTGATAAACATTCAGTTTCAGGATCACTCAGATCAATGATGTGTGGTGTGCAGGAATCAAACCAATGGACATTCAAGTCCTGTGAAGAGAGATTTCCATTTGTCTGCTACAGCATCCCTG TAAAGAGGTGA
- the LOC121889541 gene encoding secretory phospholipase A2 receptor-like isoform X2 produces the protein MLESPYMLKSGVFLTGWSIFSTCRLHQYHFVAQRMNWTEAQTYCRETYTDLVTIENTEDMNQLINTVSSAGNNSQVWIGLYRVIDWKWSDGYRGSGAEYRNWGSQDPDFRVDALCVTTGNFSPSWYGDYCTDRRYFVCYKGKYPAKLYFFSNNDYQDFNSKINFPPNNLTAGIQLDPQFVFVTPRMNWSNAQRYCRENFIDLATVRNDNENQEVRNLIPPGDWPWIGLYRDPDSFLYNWSDGSAYSLTTWGDKHSVSGLLRSMMCGVQESNQWTFKSCEERFPFVCYSIPVKRQVVKLRMKVQDSSVDLNDPAVKANILKKFQDRLKEKGVSGVTLKWREQPYGKVFHKEGKEEKKKKRKKTEL, from the exons atgttagAGTCACCTTACATGTTAAAAAGTGGTGTTTTCCTCACAGGCTGGTCCATCTTCTCCACATGTCGTCTCCATCAGTACCACTTTGTTGCTCAACGCATGAATTGGACTGAAGCTCAGACCTACTGCAGAGAGACATACACAGACCTGGTCACcattgaaaacactgaagacatGAACCAACTCATCAACACAGTTTCATCTGCTGGTAATAACAGTCAAGTCTGGATTGGCCTGTACAGAGTCATTGATTGGAAGTGGTCAGATGGGTACAGAGGGAGTGGGGCTGAATATAGGAACTGGGGATCACAAGATCCAGATTTCAGGGTTGATGCCCTCTGTGTAACCACTGGAAATTTTAGTCCTTCATGGTATGGTGATTATTGCACAGATAGACGTTATTTCGTCTGTTATAAAGGTAAGTACCCAGCAAAGCTTTATTTCTTCTCTAATAATGATTATCAGGACTTCAACTCAAAGATTAATTTTCCTCCCAATAATTTAACTGCAGGAATACAGCTGGATCctcaatttgtttttgtgacaccACGAATGAACTGGTCCAATGCTCAGAGGTACTGCAGGGAGAACTTCATAGACCTGGCCACTGTGAGGAACGACAATGAGAACCAGGAGGTTCGGAATTTGATCCCACCTGGGGACTGGCCATGGATCGGCCTGTACAGAGATCCTGACTCCTTCCTTTATAACTGGTCTGATGGCAGTGCCTACTCACTCACCACATGGGGTGATAAACATTCAGTTTCAGGATTACTCAGATCAATGATGTGTGGTGTGCAGGAATCAAACCAATGGACATTCAAGTCCTGTGAAGAGAGATTTCCATTTGTCTGCTACAGCATCCCTG TAAAGAGGCAGGTAGTTAAGCTGAGGATGAAGGTGCAGGACTCCTCTGTGGATCTCAATGACCCTGCTGTGAAAGCAAACATCCTGAAAAAG ttccaggacagactgaaGGAGAAAGGAGTGAGTGGAGTCACCCTGAAGTGGAGAGAACAGCCTTATGGGAAAGTCTTCCACaaggagggaaaagaagagaagaagaaaaaaagaaagaagactgagctctga